TAGACGATGGTGGCGGTGCCCAGGCCCACGGCAAGGATGCCTGCGGTGATCTGGCGGATGCGGATCAGACGCCGTCCTGCGGAGGTGCCGAGGTGGCGCACGAAACCGCGATCAAGCTGGGCCTGGGCCGCATCATCCCGGCGCTGGAGGCCGTCGAGGATGGTGGCCCGTTCCTGGGGAGGCAGTTCAAGCCCCCGCCGGTCCAGCTCTGCCAGGGCCGCCTCCACGGCCTCGGTGCGGTAGTCGAGGTGGCGGTGCAGGTACTGCTGCAGCTCCGCATCGGAGAGGGAGGGGATGCGCGTCTGGAACGAATCGGTCATGACGTGCTAGCCCTCGGCCAGCAGGCCCGCGAGGCGCTCGAAGGCCTGCTCATGGTCTGCTTGGGTGGATCGTGCGGCTTCACGGGCGGCGGCGTTTGGAAAGTGCAGACGGAAGATGAGGCGCGTGTCCCCGTCGACAGGTTCAAATTCAACGATGGCCCGAAAAGGCGGCTGGGAGACGTGATCGAAGACGAGGCGCTCTGGCGCATCCACCTCGACGAAGCGGCATTCGCCGGGTTGAGCGACGCCTTCAGGCCCATGGAGGATGAAACGCCAAGGACCACCGACCTCGGGCTCGAATTCCTGGATGGTGGTGTGGAAGCCCCTGGGGCCCCACCACCGGGCCAACTGATCGGGATCCAGCCAGGCGGCCACGACCCGCTCCCGGGGCGCCAGAAAGGAACGCTTGATGACGAGCTCGCGCTCCAAGATGTCGGCGGCGGTTGGGTGTTCCATTTTCTCCATGCTGCCTCCCGGACTGGGATTCGCCCAGAGGCAAGCTTAGCCGCCCAGGATCGCCAACATGCCTGATTCGACGGGTTCCGTGAAGCGGCGCTTGGGGCCAGCGTAGGCGTCAAACAGGGCGCGATGAGCGCGATGGGACATGTCCCCATCACGTGTGTAGTAGGCCTCGACCCAGCCGAGCAGGTAGGTGAGTTTCTCATCTTGTTCGGCCTTGGAGGCGTACTTGTGGGGCTCCCAGGGGCGATTCAGGCAGTGGGCCCGGCAGACCTCCGGACCGGGATCGAGAAACACCAGCAGGGGGTGATGCGGCAGGGTCGCCTCGATGAGATTGGCGTAGCAGCCTTCGATGACCCACTGGCTTTGTCGTTGGCAGAAGGCAGCCACCTCTGCCAAAGCCACGGCCGGATCGCGGGGTACGGCGATCTTTCCCGGCTCCCAGGCGAAGGTGTCGAGATCCACTGCCTCGAGGTGGTGGCATTGGGCGAAGCCCCGCGCCAGGGTGGACTTGCCCGAACCTGAGTTGCCCAGAATGGCGATGCGCATGTTCAGTGGGCCTTGGTGGGCTGCGCCCCGGTCTCCCCCTTGAGCGAGGCCTCCAGCTGCACCTGAATCTCCTTCAGGTTCGTTTGGGTGGAGTTGAGGGAGCTGAGGAGCTGACTGAGCACCCGCAGGAGTTGCAAGGGCTCGACGCGCTTGAGCTCCAGGTCGGTCAGGGCGTCGATGAGTCGGGGCCCGCCGAAGTTGGCCAGGGCTCCCTGGGAGGCTACGGCCATGGAGTCGCGCTGGGTGGCATAGGCCGCGGAGTAGCGGCGGAGAGCCTCATCCGGGATGTAGGTGGCCGACTGATTGGCCACGGCCACATCCCATGCCTCATGCCGCAGCGTGGGCAGGGACGTGCCCACGCTGAAGCCGCTCCGGAGCTGGGCTTGGACATGTTCATTGATGGTCTGCTGGGAGGCTCCGGACTTGATTTCCCGCACCACATTCTCGGCCAATTCCTCCAGGGGCTTGCGGCGCTTGAGGTTGTTGGCCAGAGAGGTATTGACCTCCTCCAGGTTCACCCGCAGCTCGGCCGCGATCTGCTGCCGGGCCAGCTCCGCGGCCTTCATGTGGTTGTGGTGGCTGATGACGTGCTCAAGGCCCAGGGCCGTGAGGATGCCCACCACCAGCATCAGGTATTCCTTCAAAAACTCACGGAGGGACCGAAGGCCGTGCTTGGGGGGTTCAATGTGCATGGATACTCGCAGCGTCAGGTGGGCGTCGGCGGTGGGCGGCCGTTCCTGGATTCTAGACCAGATCAGCCGACGGAGAGCTGCTCCAGCCGGGGCGCGCGGTTCTGGTCATTGCAGGTCAGCACGAAGGCGCCGTGAATGCCGGAGGCTGTGACGAAGGGCTGGAGCAGGGAGGCGGGGAATTGCACCACCTGACCATCCATGCAGCGCGCCACGACCTCTCGCACCTCGCCCCGGTAGGTGGCCAGGTACCGCTCCGCAGAGATATCCAGACGGAAGTGAAACTGCTTCATCGCCCACCCGCTCAGATGCAGCGCGGCCCCAAGGCCTCAACCGCCATTGAGGCTGAGGCTCACCACGGTCTTCGACTGGCCCTTTTCGCCGCCGCCGGAGCCGCTGGTTTCATTCACATGTTGGACGACGATGAGCCGATTGCCTGAACGGGCAAAATGGTATTCCTCTTTCTGGTTCTGCTCGAAACTGATGACCAGCAGAGCCCGGCCCTTGATGTGCACCGAGGACTGGATGGCCAGGGGCAGGCCGTCGGAGCCGACCCAGAGCTTGGCGGTGGCCTCCAGTTCCTTGACGTACTTCTTTTCCTGCTCGCCCAGGCGCGGTGTCAACTTGAGGTTCAGCAGGCGGGCCGGCTTGCCCTGCCAGGTGTCGGCCTTCTCCTCGACCAGCTGAGCCTGCTCCAGGGTGCGGAGCAGCTCGTCGCTTCCGTTGAGGTATTCCGAAACCTCGACGGCCTTGAGGCCTTCGATGGCGCGGCGGGTGGGGGTCTTCTTCTCTGGGTCCTGCACCTTGGCCCGGGCCTCCTGGGCGGCGGTCTGGATGAGGTTGCGGCTCCAGGACAGCTTCAGGCCCTGAGGGCCATCCTCGGCTTGGCTGGTGGCCTTGCCTTCGGTGATGACGGGCTTCTTGTCGTCACCCTGCTTGCTCCAGAACTGGTAGGCGATGGTTGCTTTCACGGGATCCTGCCCATTGAGCTTGGCCAGGGTGCCTTTCAATTCGCCCAGGGTGTCAGCCTGGGCCAGGGCGCAGACCAGCAGCAGGGGCAGCCAACGCAGGTTCGAGGGTGGGTTCATGGAGGCTCCGGGGGATCGTCAGGGATGAGCCGGAGCCTGAAAAGGTTCAATGGGGGCGGCACCGAAGCCCATGCTACGGCCTACCGGCGCGGCTGGTTTACCGGCCAGGAGAGGGCCTATTCGCCCGTTTTGGGGCCGGCGGCCAGGCGCTGGCCCTCCAGTTCGAGCTCTTTCATGCGCTGGGCATGCTCCATCTCCTTGATCTTCAGTTCTCGTTCGTGGGCCATCTCCGCATCGCGGACCTTCTTCCAGACTCCGAACCCGCCGAGCACACCCGCCAAGACAAAAGCGCCGAGGGGGACGATGTAGGCACTGTTGAGAACCTCGAACATGGAACCTCCTGAAAAAGCCAGCATGAGAGAGCCGAGCCGTTCCCGTGAGGGCTGTTCGGCCAAGCATCGCCCCTCACCGGCCAGTGGTGGTTCAGTGGCCGGCTTCGACGACGGCCACGGCCTCGATCTCGATCAGCAGATCCGGCCTTACCAGACGCGATACCTGTACCAGGCTGCTGGCCGGGGGGTTCTGTGTGAAATAGCCATCCCGGACTTCCCGAAAGACGGCGAGTTCGGAGACGTCCGTCATGAACACGGTGATCTTCACCACGTCCTCCAAGCGGGCGCCGCTGGCCTGCAAGGCGGTTTTGAGGTTCTCGAACACCTGGCGGGTCTGGGCTCTCAGATCGCCTGCTCCGATGAGCAGGCCGTTCTGATCCAATGCGATTTGGCCTGAGATGTAGAGGGTGCGGCCACCCCTCACTTCCACCACATGGGAATAGCCGTTGGGTTTGGGCAGACCCGGTGGGTTCAGGTGGTTCATGCTGGGCTCCCTGTGACTGCATGCCATCACGCTGGCCAGGCAGGAGGAAATCAGATAGAAGGTCGATCGCTTCATGGCATCCGCCTGGAGAGCATCGAAAGAAACTAGCAGATTCGGCGGCCACCATCCCATGGCAGGGGTGAGTGGTTGCGGGTCATGCTTCTTCTGTGTCGGAAGCGAACCAGGCCTGGGCCTCCAGAAGGCTGCTCACGACCCGGATGGTGATTAGGGGGTGGTCATTGAGACTTTGAAACATCCGCGCAATGCCCAGGGCCACTTCGCGGTGGACGATGATCGCTGTCTTGATGGGGTTCTTGAGCGGCATGGTCCTGCGTTGGCCCGTGAAGGCGATGACATGGCTGAAGTCGATGTCGAATTTCTCGACATCGCTGGTGTCAATGACCCGGTTCAGGGATGTGCTCGCTTCCTGTTCGGCTTCTCTGACCATGACCATCAAGTGAACCAAATCCGCATTGGTCAAATGGCCATGCAACCGGATGTGGTAGGACCCATCGGACTCTGAGAATTCGAAGGGCATCGGAACCTCCGTGCGAATGGAGCCAACGAATGTGCCGTCTGGGCCGGATTCCGTGGGAACGCCCCGTGGCTGGACGGGAACTTCCAAAAGGGAGGGTGCCTTCGGAAAAACGTTGAACCACGGCATGGCTGGACAGCGGCTTGGCGAGTGGGCTGATGGTGACAACGATTCCGGCATTTCCCCCCGGGCCAACCGCGAACGGTGCAAAAGGAGCCGCTGAGCGGTCACAGGGGATCCGTGGGGCACCTGATGGGCCACGCTTTTGTGCCCAAGGGTTGTGCCCCATGTGACCCAAAAACCGAAAACCAGATCAGGGATGATGTGAAATTCAGGCCTTGGAGGGCATCCTTAGGGGAGCCCAGCCAAGGAGGCAGAGATGCCAAGGAAGGGACATAGCGAGGAGCAGATCGTCTTCGCGTTGAAGCAGGCGGAGAACGGGGCAAAGATCCCTGACATCTGCCGGAAGTTGGGAATTTCAGACCAGACCTTCTACCGGTGGAAGCACCAGTTCGAGGGGCTCGGGGTCTCTGAGCTTCGGGAACTCCGGCAGCTTCGGGACGAGAACGCCCGGCTGAAGCGCCTGGTGGCAGACCTGAGCCTGGACAAGCACATCTTGCAGGAAGTGCTTTCAAAAAAGTCTGAAGGCCGCGGTGCGACGTTCGCTGGTGGACTGGATCCAAAAGGGCTATGGGTTCAGTGAGCGTCGCGCCTGCGGCCTTGTGTGCATCTGTCGGGCGAGCGTATTGTTTGAGCTTCGCGAACAGGTTCTCGACGGCGTGGCGGGCCTTGTAGAAATGCTTATCGAAGGCGGCTGGATCCTTCCTGCATGGATGAGGTGGAACAACTGCCTCTGCTCCAATAGACGCGATCTGATCCCGGCAGGACTTTCCGTCGTAGGCACGATCACCGAGAACAGCCCCGGCCTCCCGGCCCATTAATAGGCTTCCGAGTTGCTTGCTCTCGTGCGACTGGCCTGGTGTCAGCACGAAATCGACGGGGTTGCCGTGGGCATCCCCGATCAGGTGGACTTTGGTCGAGAAACCGCCGCGCGAGCGGCCAAGCCCTTGGATGTAGGTCCCCCTTTTGCACCAGCCGCATGCTGATGGGCGCGGATAACGGTTCCGTCGACCATGACCCATTCGCAATCCGCTTCACCTCGAAGGGCTTCGAGGACCCGCTGCCAGACTCCGCTCCGATTCCACCGATTGAAGCGCGTGAAGACCGTGTTCCAAGGTCCGAAGGATTCAGGCAAATCTCTCCAGGGCGCTCCCGTTCTGTGCTTCCAGAGGATCGCTTCAACGATGGGGCGATTGTCCAGGCGAGGGCGCCCCATTCCACCCTGCTCGCTCGGCAGCAGAGGCTCTAGCCTGGCCCACATTCGTTCAGTCAGAAAAGTTCTCGCCACGCTCTACCTCAACGTCATACCCATGAGGTACCGCAGTTAGGCAATTTGTACAACCCCTTACGTCCATTTGCCTTTCTTGACTTTGAAAACAGGCCCTAATGCCATTGATGCGGCTTGACGCCCGAATCGCTTGCCCCAAAATTTAGACCCAAGCCAGTAACCAAGTTGAATGTGCATATCTAATCGCCTACTGATTTGAACATAACCAATCACTTCATTCGTCGAAGCGAGCCTGATTGCATGTCGAATGTAGTTTTCACCATTGTCGAGGACAGATCGTATCCAGGTTCCGGCATCAAATGGGGTCGGGATCTCGGGTATGAATTTGAATACAGCTGGATCGGACCCGATTGATTGAAGGCTTTCCTCGTCGGCCGACTCGATAGGCGTGAGCCGTAACTGAGATGAAAAGCTGCTCGCGGCAATCACGCTCAATGGGACGCCCTAACGAGAGAAGCTAACCGGCCCTATCGCTGCGGAACCTGGCTGCATAATTGTTTGAGGACACTAGCGCGCAGCGATTGGGTCCGAGTTGAGCGGAGGGTTAGGCGCCGTGCTTTGCAAATCGTAACCGAGGAAAAACAAATGGGATTCCCCATGGTCGAATTTTAAGTTGGAGATCCGGGCCACCACAGAAATTGAAGATGATGCTGTTGGTGCTAAAGATTGAAACTTTGTCTAACAAGAATGAGGCATATGGCGCAAGGAATCGTCTGTGTGCCAGCACTTTCAAACGAGAATCCACCAAGGTGAAGCATGTGGTTTCTTCGAAGGGACAATCGTAATCAGTGATGAACAGGTAACCGGCCCTATTGCTGCGGGACACGGCTGCTGAGTTGTTTGAGGACACTAGCGCGCAGTGATAGGGTCCGAGTTGAGCGGAGGGTTAGGGCGATAAACTTTGCTAAGAAGAAATTTCTTTGGGGAAGTTGAATCTTCTCTCGCCGCCAGTTGCAAAATGTGTCCGGTAGTTAGATACAGTACTAATTTTAGAGACACCACCAATATTTGTTCGAATTGTGAAAACATATTCGATATCTTTACTAAATTCCGGAATGGTCACGAGAATCTCACAGGTGTCTTTAAATCGTAGACACCGACAATCCTCGTTGAATGTGTGCTCATCGTCGTCAGAAAAATCACCTTTTGGGTTCCACAAAATTCCAGTTACTGGTTCATATGGAAACGACTCGTGTTCTATACAAATAGACTCCAGATCCATTTCTGAACTGGATCTTCTATTTGTTCGAGCTACGGAGAGTGATTCAATTTTAATTGGATCGGTTCGCATGTTGAATAAAAAGAGTCGGACTCTATATTTATCACCAACAACAACGTAGCCAGAGGTTTCGATGATAGGTTGTTTGACTGTGTAATCTTTGGTTATAAACCGCTGTGCATATTTGGCAACCTTCATCAACTTATATGCAATCACGGCTTGTATGACGGCAACTATTACCTCAGGGATAAAGGATAGCGAGGCGAGGGAGGCGGCGGGTGATTGCATGGTGAGCCCTAACGAAGGAAGCTAACCGGCCCTATTGCTGCGGGACACGGACGCTAAATTGTTTGAGGACACTAGCGCGCAGCGATAGGGTCCGAGTTGAGTGGAGGGTTAGGCTTACTGAGTGACCTTGTAGATATTCCCCACAGCGTCCGTAGCTACTCCAAGCAGCGGAGCATCTTTGCTTGTATCGCGGTAGAACTCTAATAGGAACTCCGAGCGTTGATTGCCCGCAATTTTGGACTTTCCGCGCCACTTGGCCCCAAGAACATGCTTGGTGAAATAGCCTTGCCCATAAACAAGGTCCCAAGAATCAGCTAGCCCTGAACCAGATTGGTTCTGTGGAATGGGCTCCCATTGCCCCTTGCAGGACTCACCACTAGGTAATTGAAATGAAATCGAACCAGAGGTAATCCCAGTTGAGACGGCAGTGATGGTGGTGCCGGGATATTGGCTGCCACTTGGGCCTTTGACCGGATGAAGATAAAGCTTTGGAGTCAGGTTGGGAACTGGAGGGATACAGGCAGTCAATGCGAACAAGCAGATAGGAATACCGAGTGAAAATTTAACTTTCATAAAAATCTCCTTTTGTAAGGTTTGTCGTTGAATTTCTGGAACGTTTGAAGGGTTGGGCGCGGACCCATGGTTAGCCGAGACGATGACAGATTCCAGACCCTTTTGGGTTGGACCACCGCGAACGGTGCTGAATGTCATTGCGAACGGTAATAGCGGACCAACAGGGGAGTAGATTCGGGTGAGCCTAACGAAGGAAGCTAGCCGGCCCTATTGCTGCGGGAACCTGGTAGCCGAATTGTTTGAGGACACTAGCGCGCAGCGATAGGGTCCGAGTTGAGCGGAGGGTTAGGCGCCTTCGGAACATGTAGTTCTAGTGTCTTTTTTAAATAGCCATCGAACAATGGAAAAGGGTAATAGAATATAAGCCAATAGCAACAATCCTAAGACTCCGGTTACAACAAAAAGAGTAAGGCCATTGATCGCTACCGCACGGATGGGTTTCGAGACGTATTCATTTTGATTAAATTGTGAATAGAAAATACTCAGCGCCATTGGGGCTGAAGTTAGGAGTGAATATAAAAGCAAGCGAAGGAGGAGGATTGGCCAATTGGCTGAGAACCATCTTGAAGCGAGTATTGGCGTTAGCATAATGCCAACGCTTATAATGATAAGGGCCAGCGCCAAAGTGATTCCGAAAATGAAATTCGTTGAAACGCTCTGACCTCGTTTGGTAAGTTCCTCAATTAATCCAAAAATGCCGAGTGCGAGGGTTGGGATCGAAAAGAACACCCCGACCAGAAAGCTCCACTTAGGCTTCGGATTGGAGATAGAAATGTCGTGGAGCACCGCTGTTGGCGGGGAATAGAGGGACTCTGGCGACGGTTGCATGGGGCGCCTAACGAAGGAAGCTAAGCGGCCACGCCTGCACCGAGACGACCAGCGGAGCCGAGATAGCAAGATGTTGAGTGAGAACGGAAGGCAATGCAGGCGGGGTCCGCCTTGAGCGGAGGGTTAGGCTACTGGGCCAGCGAATATCTAAGAACCGTGCTTGCCTTGGGCTCAGGTAACGCGAGAATTCCGTCATAGTAGGCGAGTAGCGTTTTTAGGGTTTCAGCATGATCGAGATCTTTGCTGTTCAGTTTAGTGAAGATACTAATATCACAATGGTCTTTGATCTGAGTAAGCACATCAAGCATGATTGGTTGCGCCTCGCCCTCGCTTGGGATCGGGCGTTGCTTCTGATAAGAACTGACGAGTACATCATTCAGTGTCTCTAACTGGTGATTAAGCCTCTCTTTGGGGAGGTCGCCCAGAAACGGAAGCTTGAATTGAACCCGATCAGGGAAAATGTACGCAAACGCCTGATCGTGATTTCTTGAATCGAGGTATCGTGTGATTTCAATGGTAGAGCGCATGTATTCAATTACGAATTTATCATCTGCATGTGGAATGCGCTTCAAAACCAGCTTAGAGGAGTAGCCAGCAGTGATGGGTGTGAGGCTTGCATTCCGATCTTTGCGAAGTGTTTCCACACAACGACTAAGCATTTCAGCGAAAACCTTTGGTTCTTGCACCTTTATCGTTCTGAAAACAGATGACTGTAAGAGTGCCGCTTCAGTATTGGCAGGCAAATAAAAATCATTCCAGAAATTAGTGACGACGGGCTCCAGTGCTCGCCCACCAATAATGATTAACGCAATCCCAACCCAGTTTGGGAGTTTTCCGAAATTCCTTTTCACTGCTGGGATATTGATTAATCCATAGTAGATCAAGCCGATAAAAGCACCGACTGTCGCTGAAATTAAAATTTTCGTGAGCATTCGAGCCTCTACAGATTTGGGAGCCTAACGACCGACATAACCGGACCGTTTGCGCCAGCAAACGGGTCCGAGGCCAGCGAAGCTGGCCGGTGTTGATGGAATGGTTAGGTCGCGTGACATGGTCGATCTATTTCTGTGATTTCAAAAACCATTTGTAAGACCTGTAATCATCATCTGCCGGATTCCAAAATAAGACCTGCTTGGTGCGTTTTGTGATGGCGACTCTGTTGATTAGGTTGGATGGCGAGTTTCCACCACATTTTGACTGATCAAATCTAAGCGCGAATTGGTAATGCTGTTTAGTTTCTTCCTCGAACTCGAGCAGAAAACAATCTGGATTAATTTCTGGATACACATGATGTTTTCTTAAAAATTGTAAAATGCGCTTGCTAGCCAGCTCCTGGGATTGAGTCAAATGTTCTTCGGCTTCCCGGCCAGACTCTGGAACCTGTGCAGCCAATGGCCGCGAAACAATTGAGCTTGTGGCTAGAAGAATGCATATGCATAACGCTTGGTATCGATTGGGCATAAGCGACCTAACGAAGGAAGCTAACCGGCCCTATTGCTGCGGGACACGGACGCTGAATTGTTTGAGGACACTAGCGCGCAGCGATAGGGTCCTGGCCGGTTCCCAGATTTAGGTCCGGGCTAAATGTGAAGGTCGGGTTGAAAAAGAGAGAGCTAATGGCCGGTTGGCCAGGAGCTTCCAGGAGATGGTAGCTTGGCTTCCATCTCCGGAGAGGGTAGAGCAACGCTGGGAAGCGACTTGAGCGCTTCGGAGATGCACCGGACGGTGTTGGCCAGGGGAAACGCCCTGGCCTTTTCTGTCAGGGCGTTGGCCTCCACCGGGGGTGCCCAAAGCGATAAATCCCGGGGGTCCGGGGGCAGAGCCCCCGTCGCAGGGAGACCGAGCTGAGCCAGTTCAATGGTGCAGCGGAACTCGGTTGGGGTGAGGTAGCCCAGGCTGCTGTGCGGGCGCTCCTCGTTGTAGCGACGGCGCCAGGCTTCGACGATGACCTTGGC
This sequence is a window from Geothrix sp. PMB-07. Protein-coding genes within it:
- a CDS encoding DUF2835 domain-containing protein; its protein translation is MKQFHFRLDISAERYLATYRGEVREVVARCMDGQVVQFPASLLQPFVTASGIHGAFVLTCNDQNRAPRLEQLSVG
- a CDS encoding GNAT family N-acetyltransferase, yielding MIAASSFSSQLRLTPIESADEESLQSIGSDPAVFKFIPEIPTPFDAGTWIRSVLDNGENYIRHAIRLASTNEVIGYVQISRRLDMHIQLGYWLGSKFWGKRFGRQAASMALGPVFKVKKGKWT
- a CDS encoding IS5 family transposase produces the protein MWARLEPLLPSEQGGMGRPRLDNRPIVEAILWKHRTGAPWRDLPESFGPWNTVFTRFNRWNRSGVWQRVLEALRGEADCEWVMVDGTVIRAHQHAAGAKGGPTSKGLAARAAVSRPKST
- a CDS encoding RidA family protein, coding for MNHLNPPGLPKPNGYSHVVEVRGGRTLYISGQIALDQNGLLIGAGDLRAQTRQVFENLKTALQASGARLEDVVKITVFMTDVSELAVFREVRDGYFTQNPPASSLVQVSRLVRPDLLIEIEAVAVVEAGH
- a CDS encoding transposase, which produces MPRKGHSEEQIVFALKQAENGAKIPDICRKLGISDQTFYRWKHQFEGLGVSELRELRQLRDENARLKRLVADLSLDKHILQEVLSKKSEGRGATFAGGLDPKGLWVQ
- a CDS encoding SRPBCC domain-containing protein, which encodes MEHPTAADILERELVIKRSFLAPRERVVAAWLDPDQLARWWGPRGFHTTIQEFEPEVGGPWRFILHGPEGVAQPGECRFVEVDAPERLVFDHVSQPPFRAIVEFEPVDGDTRLIFRLHFPNAAAREAARSTQADHEQAFERLAGLLAEG